The following proteins come from a genomic window of Desulfobacterales bacterium:
- a CDS encoding AIR synthase-related protein, whose amino-acid sequence MANRLEISIKPDLFDAEGEGVRQKAQNYFGIRLSGVRTIQVLTIDAALSPDELEKIRCDIFTNPVTQISSYEPLPAAFDWTIWVGFRPGVRDNPGSTAMEAMADVLGRALSPSEVVYTSKRYCVQGENLTAQMMSKIANELLANDIIQQWKVFSKKDWNRKVGIGLILPKVRLNHTPTVTPISIASDAALAAVSDARNLALNPNDIPTIRTYFLDPSVQAERKRVGLTDPTDVELEYISQGRSDHCNHNTFQGLFRYRDSDTGEIRIENNLFKTYIQTPTLALKEKKPWVISVLWDNAGVGRFDDRHYYVITGETHNSPSNMEAYGGAITGIVGVYRDPLGTGKGSKLIMGSYGYCVGHRDYAGDLKPRLHPRRLLDGVIEGVRDGGNKSGIPTTFGQVLFHSGYMGKCLVFVTALGIMPATVQGKPSELKHTSSGDLLIMCGGRVGKDGIHGVTASSEVFSEHTPAGHVQIGDPYTQKKMHDFLLEARDEGLIEYITDNGGGGLSSSVGESARISGGCVVELEKVPLKYEGLDQWEIWVSESQERMTVAVRPENLDRFMGLSRLHAVESTVIGRYTDSGKLHITYNGETCAYVHMDLLTAGFPQWEFEAEWRSAEQRGLVEPVLRPPEDYNRLLTDLLSRPNICDHQWISRQYDHEVQGGSVIKQLVGAMRDVPSDATVSRPVLGVEKGLAFAQALLPAYSAIDAYHMTACTIDEAVRRLISVGGDPDHIGGVDNFCWPNIQYDPVANPDGKFKAAQLVRSCRALRDLCLGYEIPLLSGKDSMYVDGYLAGRYGERHKVSALETLQFSATSVIDDLAYCVSMDAKLSGDLVYVLGETRNELGASEYYEHLGYTGTQVPQVFLEKNKVLYRALSRAVRHGWIASAHGIYRGGLGVHLALVAMAGNLGMQIDLTKVPAAGVFRDDALLFSESAGRFIVTINPAYRELFDKSFAGLTCACIGRVTEEGGQLVICKGSTDSSAALISISIDALKTAWKKPFGDLI is encoded by the coding sequence TATGAGCCTCTGCCCGCGGCATTTGATTGGACGATCTGGGTCGGGTTTCGTCCCGGTGTGCGAGATAACCCCGGAAGCACGGCCATGGAGGCCATGGCGGATGTGCTGGGAAGGGCTTTGAGCCCTTCGGAGGTTGTCTACACATCCAAGCGCTACTGTGTGCAAGGAGAAAACCTGACCGCTCAGATGATGAGTAAAATTGCGAACGAGCTTCTTGCCAACGATATTATTCAGCAGTGGAAGGTATTTTCAAAAAAAGACTGGAACCGGAAGGTGGGGATCGGCTTGATTTTACCCAAGGTTCGGCTCAATCACACCCCGACCGTGACCCCCATATCAATTGCCAGTGATGCGGCATTGGCTGCGGTGAGCGATGCCCGCAATCTGGCGCTCAATCCCAACGATATTCCCACCATTCGCACCTATTTTCTAGATCCTTCCGTGCAGGCCGAACGAAAACGGGTGGGATTGACGGATCCGACGGATGTGGAGCTGGAGTATATCTCACAAGGTCGCAGCGATCATTGCAACCACAATACCTTTCAGGGGCTCTTTCGTTATCGGGATTCGGATACCGGGGAAATCCGTATAGAGAATAATTTGTTTAAAACCTATATTCAAACCCCCACGCTGGCATTAAAGGAGAAAAAGCCATGGGTGATTTCCGTGCTGTGGGACAATGCGGGGGTGGGGCGTTTTGATGACCGGCATTATTATGTCATCACAGGGGAGACACATAATTCGCCCTCCAATATGGAAGCATACGGCGGGGCCATTACTGGTATCGTCGGGGTTTACCGTGATCCGCTGGGGACCGGAAAAGGGTCCAAACTGATTATGGGCAGTTATGGCTATTGCGTGGGCCACCGGGATTACGCCGGCGATTTAAAACCGCGGCTTCATCCCCGGCGCTTGTTGGATGGCGTGATAGAAGGGGTACGGGACGGCGGCAACAAGAGCGGCATTCCCACCACTTTTGGTCAGGTGCTGTTTCATTCCGGGTATATGGGAAAATGCCTGGTCTTTGTGACCGCCCTGGGCATCATGCCTGCCACGGTCCAAGGCAAGCCCTCGGAATTAAAGCACACCTCTTCAGGGGATCTGTTGATCATGTGCGGCGGCCGCGTGGGCAAGGACGGCATTCACGGCGTCACCGCTTCCTCGGAGGTTTTTTCCGAGCACACGCCGGCAGGCCATGTACAGATCGGGGACCCTTACACGCAAAAGAAGATGCACGATTTTCTTCTGGAGGCAAGAGATGAGGGTCTCATTGAATATATCACGGATAACGGCGGCGGCGGGCTTTCCTCCTCGGTGGGAGAATCAGCCCGCATATCAGGCGGTTGCGTTGTCGAGTTGGAAAAAGTGCCCCTGAAATATGAGGGGCTTGATCAATGGGAAATTTGGGTGTCCGAGTCGCAGGAACGAATGACCGTGGCGGTTCGACCCGAAAACCTGGACCGGTTTATGGGATTGTCCCGATTGCACGCTGTGGAAAGTACGGTCATCGGCCGCTACACGGATTCGGGCAAGTTGCATATCACCTATAACGGTGAGACCTGTGCCTATGTCCATATGGATCTTTTGACCGCCGGGTTTCCCCAATGGGAATTCGAGGCTGAGTGGCGGTCTGCCGAACAGCGCGGGCTGGTGGAACCGGTTCTGCGGCCGCCGGAAGATTATAACCGGTTATTAACCGATCTGTTGTCCCGGCCCAACATCTGTGATCATCAATGGATTTCGCGTCAATACGATCATGAAGTTCAGGGCGGCAGCGTCATCAAACAGCTTGTGGGCGCCATGCGCGATGTGCCGAGCGACGCCACGGTCAGCCGACCCGTGCTGGGGGTCGAAAAAGGATTGGCCTTCGCTCAGGCGCTGTTGCCCGCCTATTCCGCAATCGATGCCTATCATATGACCGCCTGCACCATTGATGAAGCGGTCAGGCGGTTGATATCGGTCGGCGGTGACCCGGACCATATCGGCGGGGTGGATAATTTCTGCTGGCCGAACATTCAGTACGATCCCGTGGCCAATCCGGACGGCAAATTCAAGGCCGCTCAATTGGTGCGTTCGTGCCGGGCGTTGCGGGATCTTTGTCTGGGCTATGAAATTCCGCTTCTTTCCGGAAAAGACAGCATGTATGTGGATGGCTATCTGGCAGGCAGATATGGTGAGCGCCATAAGGTATCGGCCTTGGAAACATTGCAGTTTTCGGCCACATCGGTCATCGATGATTTGGCGTACTGCGTTTCCATGGACGCCAAGCTCAGCGGGGATTTGGTCTATGTGCTGGGAGAGACCCGAAACGAGCTGGGCGCCTCGGAATATTACGAGCATTTGGGCTACACCGGCACGCAGGTGCCGCAGGTTTTCCTGGAAAAAAACAAAGTATTGTACCGGGCGTTATCCCGTGCGGTTCGACATGGCTGGATCGCTTCTGCACACGGCATCTATCGGGGCGGACTGGGTGTCCACCTGGCGTTGGTCGCCATGGCCGGCAACCTGGGAATGCAAATTGACCTTACCAAGGTGCCGGCAGCCGGTGTTTTCCGTGACGATGCGCTATTGTTTTCCGAATCGGCCGGGCGTTTCATCGTGACGATTAATCCGGCATATCGGGAGCTTTTCGACAAGAGCTTTGCAGGCCTCACATGCGCCTGTATTGGCCGGGTGACGGAAGAAGGCGGCCAATTGGTTATTTGCAAGGGGAGCACCGATTCATCCGCTGCTTTGATTTCCATATCAATCGATGCGTTAAAAACCGCCTGGAAAAAGCCTTTTGGAGATTTGATATGA